A region of the Apus apus isolate bApuApu2 chromosome 5, bApuApu2.pri.cur, whole genome shotgun sequence genome:
CTTTCAAGTAACAAAGCGGAGTCCCGGCGCGCCCGTTCGCCCCGCCAAACGCGCACCAACCGGCAGCCAGGTGCCCGCACCGCGCCGGCCCCGGTGTCCGACGgcggggctgctgccagcccccgCTCCCCGAGGGGAgcccgcggggccgccgcgcTCCCGGGGCCGCCCTCCCCGACACCGTCACCCGCCAGGTGCCCGGTGTGGTGAATGGCACGTCCGGACGGACACAACCCGGGCTTTCCGCTGCAtccggggcagccccgggcgcCTTCGCGTGCCCCGGGGGGAGGAGGGGCGGGAGGGCAGCCCCTCCTCCGAGCAAGAAGAAAACCGAAATTACCGTCCAGTACACACAACCGGGAAGCAGGAGCGCCGGCTCCAGGCGCGCCCGGGGGGGCAGCGGCCCCGGTTCccgcgggggggggcgggggacGCGGGGCTTTGGCTGGAGCTGCCGGTGCCACGCGCCGGGCGCgcgcgggggcgggggcgcgcGCGGGGGAGGGCGCgaggcggcggggcgggggggggggaagggggggggagcggcggcgggcgcgCGTGGCGCGGCGTGCGCGGCGcgtgcgggcggcgggggctcGCGCGCGTTGATAAGGGCtgtgcggcggcggcggccgcagAAGCGGCGGCGGGAGAGGACGGGGGTGGGAGCCGGGACACCCCCCTGCGCTGCACGCCCCTCGGTGCCCCCTTCCCGGGAAGTTCAGggttgctggttttatttttaattccgttttagtttttatttaattttatccatttttaatttattttttttttcttcgcGTCCTCGCCGCCGGCGGCCGCCGCCGTGGCCGCCCGGCGATGAACGGCGGGGCcctgccgccgctgccccccgccgccccccgcggccgccgccggcCCGCCTCCCCCGAGCTGCTGCGCTGCAAGCGCCGCTTGGCCTTCGCCGCCCTCCCGGGCACCGGAGCGGCCGCCGCGGCCGCCGTGGCCCGTCGTAACGAGCGGGAGCGCAACCGCGTGCGGCTGGTCAACATGGGCTTCGCCGCCCTCCGGCAGCACGTCCCCCACGGCGCCGCCAGCAAGAAGATGAGCAAGGTGGAGACCCTCCGCTCCGCCGTCGAGTACATCCGCGCCTTGCAGCGGCTCCTCGACGAGCACGACGCCGCCGCCTTCCCCGACGGCTGCGGGCGGGCGGCCGTCGGGGAAGGGGGCGGCGGCGGCTACTCCTCCGCTTCGCCCTCCTTCGCCTCCTCCGTGCCCGGCTCGCCTTGCTCCTCCGAGGAGAGCGGCTACGACGGGGCGCTCAGCCCCGAGGAGCGGGAGCTGCTGGATTTCACCTGCTGGCTCGGGAGCTACTGACTCGGCGGGAGGTGAGGGGGGGGCcggaggggtggggaggggggtgcCGCTCGGGGGAGCGGGGCACGTACCCAGGGGGCTTTTTGCGAATCTCTCCGCAGCCGCGCTCAGCCTGCCGCGCTCGGCGCCCTCGCTCTCCAGCAGCCAGCGTCCTCCCCAAAATCCTCACCGCCCACCCCGGCGGGACCCCTCTGGCTCCTTTCCTCGCCGGGTTCAGCCGTCGCCTTCGGGCTGTGGGAATGGAAAGTGCAATGGTGTCAGTGACCGGCGGGACTCCGCTACCTGCTGCCGGGCGGCTCCGCCTGCCCGCCGGGCACCGCCGGCGGAGAGGAGGCCTGAGCGACCCCGGCGACCCCGACGGCTGCTTTCTGGTGTTGCTTCGGAGCggtggaagagaaagaaattttaaacaCTTGATGCTTCCTTGTTtttggagggggagggaaatTTTTATTATGTCAGATTCTATTTTATATGTAACTTGAACTGCCTATGGGAACACTGGTGTATGAAGACTTATTTTTGTACAAGAAACCTTATAGAAAAGGGGTGATGAGATGGTTCTATTTTTAGCAAGTCCTATTCTCTTGTTCTTGAACACTGCCAGCTAGAATGTTTCGGCAACATACACAGTTTAGTAAaaaggtgggggttttttcctctccaaacaCTTCAGTAAAAGACTGTAAAGTTATCTTGTGTCTTAATGTGGTGTCTCAGTTTGCCTGGTGTGAAGGTCCACTCCTGTGAAAAttgaagttgttttttaaataaagatgtaTTTGAAGGCATTTTATAT
Encoded here:
- the ASCL2 gene encoding achaete-scute homolog 2 translates to MNGGALPPLPPAAPRGRRRPASPELLRCKRRLAFAALPGTGAAAAAAVARRNERERNRVRLVNMGFAALRQHVPHGAASKKMSKVETLRSAVEYIRALQRLLDEHDAAAFPDGCGRAAVGEGGGGGYSSASPSFASSVPGSPCSSEESGYDGALSPEERELLDFTCWLGSY